The following coding sequences lie in one Pseudomonas sp. B33.4 genomic window:
- a CDS encoding DUF1328 domain-containing protein, translating to MLSWAITFLIIAIIAAVLGFGGIAGTATGIAKILFVVFLVMFIASFFFGRRGRG from the coding sequence ATGTTGAGCTGGGCAATTACATTCTTGATCATTGCCATCATCGCTGCAGTACTGGGCTTCGGTGGTATCGCGGGCACCGCCACGGGTATCGCCAAGATTCTCTTTGTCGTGTTCCTGGTGATGTTCATCGCTTCCTTCTTCTTTGGCCGTCGCGGCCGAGGTTAA
- the algB gene encoding sigma-54-dependent response regulator transcription factor AlgB, with protein MESATEHQGRILLVDDESAILRTFRYCLEDEGYTVATANSAAQAEALLQRQVFDLCFLDLRLGEDNGLDVLAQMRIQAPWMRVVIVTAHSAVDTAVDAIQAGAADYLVKPCSPDQLRLATAKQLEVRQLSARLEALEGEIRKPKDGLDSHSPAMKVVLETARQVAGTDANILILGESGTGKGELARAIHGWSKREKKSCVTINCPSLTAELMESELFGHSRGAFTGASESTLGRVNQADGGTLFLDEIGDFPLTLQPKLLRFIQDKEYERVGDPVTRRADVRILAATNLNLEDMVRDGRFREDLLYRLNVITLHLPPLRERAEDILTLADRFLARFVKEYARPARGFSDEAREALLGYRWPGNIRELRNVVERASIICPQERVEISHLGMAEQPANNAPRVGAALSLDELEKAHIGAVLATAGTLDQAAKTLGIDASTLYRKRKQYNL; from the coding sequence ATGGAATCTGCCACTGAGCATCAAGGCCGCATTCTGCTGGTGGACGACGAATCCGCCATCCTGCGTACGTTCCGTTATTGCCTCGAAGACGAGGGCTATACGGTGGCCACCGCCAACAGCGCGGCCCAGGCCGAAGCATTGTTGCAACGCCAGGTCTTTGACCTGTGCTTCCTTGATTTGCGTCTGGGTGAAGACAACGGCCTCGACGTATTGGCGCAAATGCGCATTCAGGCGCCATGGATGCGCGTAGTGATTGTCACCGCACATTCGGCCGTCGACACTGCCGTGGATGCGATCCAGGCCGGCGCTGCCGATTATCTGGTCAAGCCATGCAGCCCTGATCAACTGCGTCTGGCCACTGCCAAACAACTGGAAGTGCGCCAACTGTCGGCGCGCCTCGAAGCGCTGGAAGGCGAGATCCGCAAGCCGAAGGACGGTCTCGACTCCCACAGCCCGGCGATGAAAGTCGTACTGGAGACTGCCCGTCAGGTTGCTGGCACCGACGCCAACATTCTTATCCTTGGCGAGTCCGGCACCGGTAAAGGTGAACTGGCCCGAGCGATTCACGGTTGGAGCAAGCGCGAGAAGAAATCCTGCGTAACCATCAACTGCCCGTCGTTGACCGCCGAACTGATGGAAAGCGAGTTGTTCGGGCACAGTCGCGGTGCGTTTACCGGCGCCAGTGAAAGCACGCTGGGCCGCGTCAATCAGGCCGACGGTGGCACGCTGTTTCTCGATGAGATCGGCGATTTTCCCCTGACATTGCAACCAAAATTGCTGCGGTTCATTCAAGACAAGGAATATGAGCGGGTAGGGGATCCAGTCACCCGTCGCGCCGACGTACGCATTCTGGCGGCAACCAACCTCAACCTCGAAGACATGGTCCGTGACGGGCGTTTCCGTGAAGACCTGCTCTATCGCCTGAATGTCATCACTCTGCACCTGCCGCCACTGCGCGAGCGCGCCGAGGACATTCTGACTCTGGCCGACCGCTTTCTCGCCCGTTTCGTCAAAGAGTACGCACGTCCCGCGCGAGGCTTCAGCGATGAGGCGCGCGAGGCGCTGCTCGGTTACCGCTGGCCGGGCAATATTCGTGAGCTGCGCAACGTGGTCGAGCGGGCGAGCATCATCTGCCCGCAGGAGCGCGTGGAAATCAGTCACCTCGGCATGGCCGAGCAACCGGCCAACAATGCGCCAAGAGTCGGTGCGGCATTGAGCCTCGATGAATTGGAGAAAGCCCATATCGGCGCGGTGCTCGCCACCGCCGGTACGCTGGATCAAGCGGCGAAAACCCTGGGCATCGACGCCTCGACCCTGTATCGCAAGCGCAAGCAGTACAACCTGTGA
- a CDS encoding KinB sensor domain-containing domain: MKLAMKLRTRLFLSISALITVALLGLLLGLVSVMQMAGSQEMTLRNNFVTLDLGLKLRQTLGDQLVLMLAEEPDPVAFEASKQQYLKLLDEGIAQEQVGDGRHYGFSQAKADYLSFLQAFDVSRDPAAALSSNANLRERFNTLRNGLITEHKHALDNINAVQHQARDRALLIAGLLGFVGLAVLIIGFITAHGIARRFGAPIEALAQAADNIGQGNFEVTLPISSAMEMNQLTKRFGLMAEALREHQATNVDELLAGQQRLQAVLDSIDDGLLMIDRQGHLEHLNPVAQRQLGWEDDRLGQGLGTALERPELDAQLQLVLRGGTLERAPEDLAIEVDGESRLLTYSLTPVSHTQGHILGAVMVLHDVTEQRAFERVRSEFVLRASHELRTPVTGMHMAFGLFRERAKFPAESREADLLDTVNEEMQRLMQLINDLLNFSRYQNGLQKLTLAPCSIEDLLEQAQLRFADSAAAKGIALNVEVQAPLPRLQADQTQLDRVLDNLIDNALRHTARDGQIRLQARRHGERVIISVEDNGEGIAYGQQGRIFEPFVQVGRKKGGAGLGLALCKEIVQLHGGRMGVYSRPGQGTQFYMALAV, from the coding sequence ATGAAACTGGCGATGAAGTTGCGCACGCGGTTGTTCCTGAGCATTTCCGCCTTGATCACCGTGGCCTTGCTCGGGCTGTTGCTCGGGCTGGTCAGCGTGATGCAAATGGCCGGGTCGCAGGAAATGACGCTGCGTAACAACTTCGTCACTCTGGATCTGGGCCTCAAACTGCGGCAAACCCTGGGCGATCAACTGGTCCTCATGCTCGCCGAAGAACCCGATCCGGTCGCGTTCGAGGCGTCCAAGCAGCAATACCTCAAGTTGCTTGATGAAGGCATTGCCCAGGAGCAGGTGGGTGATGGCCGCCATTACGGTTTCAGTCAGGCCAAGGCGGATTACCTGAGTTTTCTTCAGGCCTTCGATGTGTCCCGTGATCCGGCGGCTGCGTTGAGCAGCAACGCCAATCTCAGAGAGCGCTTCAATACGTTGCGCAATGGTTTGATCACCGAACACAAGCATGCGCTGGACAACATCAATGCGGTCCAGCATCAAGCGCGCGACCGGGCATTGTTGATCGCCGGTCTGCTGGGATTTGTCGGACTGGCAGTGCTGATCATCGGTTTCATCACCGCCCACGGGATTGCCCGGCGTTTCGGCGCGCCGATCGAGGCGCTGGCGCAAGCGGCGGACAATATCGGTCAAGGTAACTTTGAAGTGACCCTGCCGATTTCCTCGGCGATGGAAATGAATCAACTGACCAAGCGTTTCGGCCTGATGGCCGAAGCGCTGCGTGAGCATCAAGCGACCAACGTCGACGAATTGCTCGCCGGCCAGCAACGCTTGCAGGCGGTGCTCGACAGCATCGATGACGGCTTGCTGATGATCGACCGTCAGGGGCATCTGGAACACCTCAATCCGGTCGCGCAACGGCAACTGGGTTGGGAAGATGACCGTCTCGGCCAAGGGCTGGGTACGGCGCTTGAGCGGCCAGAGTTAGATGCGCAACTGCAACTGGTTCTGCGCGGCGGTACTCTCGAGCGGGCGCCGGAAGACCTGGCCATCGAGGTCGACGGCGAATCGCGCCTGCTGACCTACAGTCTGACGCCGGTCAGCCACACGCAAGGTCATATCCTCGGCGCGGTGATGGTCTTGCACGATGTCACCGAGCAGCGCGCCTTCGAGCGGGTGCGCAGTGAATTCGTCCTGCGCGCCTCCCATGAACTGCGCACACCGGTCACCGGCATGCACATGGCGTTCGGTCTGTTCCGTGAACGGGCGAAGTTTCCAGCGGAGTCCCGCGAGGCTGATCTGCTCGACACCGTGAACGAGGAAATGCAACGCCTGATGCAGTTGATCAATGACTTGCTCAACTTCTCGCGTTATCAGAATGGCTTGCAGAAACTCACGTTGGCGCCGTGCTCCATCGAAGATTTGCTGGAGCAGGCGCAACTGCGCTTTGCCGACTCGGCGGCAGCCAAGGGCATCGCCCTGAATGTCGAAGTGCAGGCGCCGCTGCCGCGTTTGCAGGCCGATCAGACGCAGCTCGATCGGGTACTCGATAACCTGATCGACAACGCCCTGCGCCATACCGCCCGCGACGGTCAGATCCGCCTGCAGGCACGCCGGCATGGCGAGCGGGTGATCATCAGCGTCGAAGACAACGGCGAAGGCATTGCCTATGGCCAGCAAGGGCGGATCTTCGAGCCGTTCGTGCAGGTCGGGCGCAAGAAGGGCGGCGCCGGACTCGGCCTGGCGCTGTGCAAGGAAATCGTCCAGCTGCATGGCGGACGCATGGGCGTTTACTCGCGGCCGGGGCAGGGTACGCAGTTCTATATGGCGCTCGCTGTTTAG
- a CDS encoding EAL domain-containing protein, giving the protein MVATRETLRSWFYRPWFLAMIAAVLSACLLIAGGMFVAMRQVEQSESQEMNAQGERFLARLEQLFGQLRESLDDLEAQPLRSCDDEMIATLQQVTFNYRFVYEAAYMDASRICSNRPRQEGLSVVRAPDIKGPTYSYWLNTTTEPDENRAALMLGRGNFRVATSRGHLTDMVDLSPGSSLLVVLDHGTRAIPVLGMAQAWPPTEHWPPKSRDALQVTQTRLIYRMPTNNPEYQLVLITPRTGIHIPAIWWWMIPACVLLGAFLGFFVFLLVRQRQSLDAELHGAIRRGELQVLYQPIFDLDSRNCVGAEALLRWRRPDGTLTSPDLFIPMAENTGQIRQMTDFVLQRLLEQLGPVLRANPQLYISVNLAACDVMVPRIGQVMARLLTLHRVAARQIAFEVTERGLIDVVVARENLQALRDVGHQVLIDDFGTGYCSLAYLQTLPVDCLKIDKAFIDALGHDAASSGVAPHIIHMAQALDLKVIAEGIELESQAQLLSSEGVKFGQGWLFAHALSAVQFIELITRGRRLAGRRMDDEA; this is encoded by the coding sequence ATGGTTGCTACCCGAGAGACGCTGCGTAGCTGGTTTTATCGCCCTTGGTTTTTGGCGATGATCGCGGCTGTCCTCAGTGCCTGCCTGCTGATCGCCGGCGGTATGTTCGTGGCGATGCGTCAGGTCGAGCAAAGCGAAAGCCAGGAAATGAACGCGCAAGGCGAGCGTTTCCTCGCCCGCCTCGAGCAATTGTTCGGCCAGTTGCGCGAAAGTCTCGACGACCTCGAAGCCCAGCCACTACGCAGTTGTGACGATGAAATGATCGCCACCCTGCAGCAAGTCACCTTCAATTATCGCTTCGTCTATGAAGCGGCTTATATGGACGCCTCGCGCATCTGCTCCAACCGTCCGCGTCAGGAAGGCCTGTCGGTGGTCCGCGCGCCGGACATCAAAGGCCCGACTTACAGCTATTGGCTGAACACCACCACTGAACCGGATGAAAACCGCGCAGCCCTGATGCTGGGTCGCGGCAACTTCCGCGTGGCCACCTCGCGCGGGCACCTGACCGACATGGTCGATCTGTCTCCCGGCAGCAGCCTGTTGGTGGTACTCGATCACGGCACCCGGGCCATCCCGGTGCTCGGCATGGCGCAAGCCTGGCCGCCCACGGAACACTGGCCACCGAAAAGCCGCGATGCCTTGCAAGTCACGCAAACCCGGCTGATCTACCGCATGCCCACCAACAACCCGGAATATCAGCTGGTGCTGATCACACCCAGGACCGGAATACATATTCCCGCTATCTGGTGGTGGATGATCCCGGCGTGTGTGCTGCTCGGCGCATTTCTGGGGTTTTTCGTTTTCCTGCTGGTGCGCCAGCGCCAGTCGCTGGACGCGGAACTTCACGGCGCGATTCGTCGAGGCGAGTTGCAGGTGCTCTATCAGCCGATCTTCGATCTCGACAGTCGCAATTGCGTCGGCGCCGAAGCATTGCTGCGCTGGCGCCGCCCGGATGGCACGCTGACCAGCCCCGATCTGTTCATCCCCATGGCGGAAAATACCGGGCAGATCCGCCAGATGACAGACTTTGTCCTCCAGCGTTTGCTGGAGCAACTGGGTCCGGTGCTGCGGGCCAATCCGCAACTGTATATCTCGGTCAACCTCGCCGCCTGCGACGTGATGGTGCCGCGCATCGGCCAGGTCATGGCGCGACTGCTTACACTGCACCGGGTGGCCGCACGGCAGATTGCCTTCGAAGTCACCGAGCGTGGCTTGATTGATGTGGTAGTGGCGCGGGAAAACCTGCAAGCGCTGCGCGATGTTGGCCATCAAGTGTTGATCGACGATTTTGGCACCGGCTATTGCAGCCTCGCCTACCTGCAAACCCTGCCGGTCGACTGCCTGAAAATCGATAAAGCCTTTATCGACGCACTCGGCCACGATGCCGCCAGCAGCGGCGTCGCCCCGCACATCATTCACATGGCTCAGGCACTGGATCTTAAGGTGATTGCCGAAGGCATCGAGCTGGAATCACAGGCCCAACTGCTCAGCAGCGAAGGCGTCAAGTTCGGTCAAGGCTGGCTGTTCGCCCATGCCCTGAGCGCAGTTCAGTTCATTGAGCTGATCACTCGCGGGCGACGTCTTGCCGGGCGGCGGATGGACGACGAAGCCTAA
- a CDS encoding N-acetylmuramoyl-L-alanine amidase, giving the protein MKFFTLLASLLVLAGCSSSPRYDTSHPSANYDSRIQFVIVHYTSASLERSLQLLTHGEVSSHYLIGDDKGGTIYKLMDENQRAWHAGESQWQGRTWLNSSSIGIEIVNPGFKDTPTGRLWYPYSEAQIQSLIVLLKDISKRNDISPRHIIGHSDIAPLRKLDPGPLFPWKRLAAEGLGIWPNEQAVARQQMLFNSGELPSISWFQAQLAHLGYDTPQTGELDVATRHVLAAFQMHFRPSRFDGTPDAQTAALLLVLNQTK; this is encoded by the coding sequence ATGAAATTCTTTACCCTCCTCGCTTCGCTGCTCGTTCTGGCCGGTTGTTCCAGCAGCCCGCGTTATGACACCAGCCATCCTTCGGCCAATTACGACAGCCGTATCCAGTTCGTCATCGTTCATTACACGTCGGCCTCGCTGGAGCGCTCGCTGCAATTGCTGACCCACGGCGAGGTCAGCAGCCATTACCTGATCGGCGACGACAAGGGCGGCACCATTTACAAGCTGATGGACGAAAACCAGCGCGCCTGGCACGCCGGCGAAAGCCAATGGCAGGGCCGCACCTGGCTCAATTCCAGCTCGATCGGCATTGAAATCGTCAATCCGGGTTTCAAGGACACCCCGACCGGGCGCCTGTGGTATCCGTACAGCGAGGCGCAGATCCAATCGTTGATCGTCCTGCTCAAGGACATCAGCAAGCGCAACGACATCAGCCCGCGCCACATCATCGGCCATAGCGACATCGCGCCGCTGCGCAAGCTTGATCCGGGACCGTTGTTCCCGTGGAAACGTCTCGCTGCCGAGGGCTTGGGCATTTGGCCGAACGAACAGGCGGTTGCGCGTCAGCAGATGCTGTTCAACAGCGGCGAACTGCCAAGCATCAGCTGGTTCCAGGCACAACTGGCGCATCTGGGTTACGACACACCGCAGACCGGTGAGCTGGATGTCGCCACGCGCCATGTTCTCGCCGCATTCCAGATGCACTTCCGTCCTTCACGTTTTGACGGCACTCCGGATGCGCAAACGGCGGCGCTGTTGCTGGTACTCAATCAGACAAAATAA
- a CDS encoding diguanylate cyclase — MSDDAQRWKEKYLKSIEQQDKLERRWAARLDLLRRGLVRSTLAAEGTDKVVDQCMKEMRDVVRTDDMDAGLAALLPRLEKAVLDSEQRRETRIDQVSTALTSLVTQLQALPLPREVAQPLKKFAKQLDSRVGSAREMPLLLSELSGLQGKALSQLDAPAEPGRPGLLQRLFGSRDSEEVPATESPAPPQVAPPLQPLTAPSPAPETAQPAPVATIEPVMAATAIEAVAPVETTMPDAQTQLESAEVVAFEPPTVSSEGRSDPIEPQAERFEPEPVFAPAPAQTPITLTAINPDELIHPGDPSPLILDSLPLPEPIAQALAAIDPDQSEHDILFALPDSPEPSYSSVAKHIEDTLIGLLDDLTLPERHRPQAEAMRERLKHGLNWYELIPILDDLATLMLAITDSGQHEFEAYLQQLNERLEAFQSNLQAASEGHADNSSAARAMDTQIREQVDGLQTSVQEAADLDDLKQVLENHLEGLIGTMDQHQKQRDAREQEVAARLKGLSERVAHMEQEAQGFREHLEEQRQKALIDPLTGLPNRAAWSERLEHEIKQWQQHGNTLSLAMLDLDHFKRINDNYGHLAGDKVLKIIATVLRKRLRGSDFIARFGGEEFVLLLPATPPAVGTKLLETLRAAIEACPFHFKGERVTITISMGLATFRAGEHSDLVLKRADQALYRAKNAGRNRVELG, encoded by the coding sequence ATGAGCGACGACGCCCAGCGCTGGAAAGAGAAGTACCTCAAAAGCATCGAACAACAGGACAAACTCGAACGTCGCTGGGCCGCCAGGCTCGACTTGCTGCGTCGCGGTCTGGTGCGCAGCACGCTGGCCGCTGAAGGCACCGACAAGGTCGTTGATCAGTGCATGAAAGAGATGCGCGACGTGGTGCGCACCGATGACATGGACGCCGGTCTCGCCGCCCTGCTGCCGCGCCTGGAAAAAGCCGTGCTTGATTCCGAGCAACGCCGCGAAACCCGCATCGATCAGGTCAGCACCGCGCTGACATCGCTGGTTACCCAGTTGCAGGCGTTGCCGCTGCCGCGTGAAGTCGCTCAGCCCTTGAAGAAGTTCGCCAAACAACTGGATAGCCGTGTTGGTTCGGCGCGGGAAATGCCCTTGCTGCTGAGTGAACTCAGCGGCTTGCAGGGTAAGGCATTGAGTCAGTTAGACGCTCCGGCAGAGCCGGGGCGTCCGGGTCTGTTGCAGCGTTTGTTCGGAAGCCGCGACAGCGAAGAAGTCCCAGCGACAGAATCACCCGCGCCGCCTCAAGTCGCGCCGCCGCTGCAACCGCTTACCGCACCGTCACCCGCACCAGAAACCGCACAGCCCGCTCCTGTCGCGACGATTGAACCCGTGATGGCAGCTACTGCCATCGAAGCCGTGGCGCCTGTCGAAACAACAATGCCAGACGCGCAGACGCAACTGGAATCGGCAGAAGTGGTTGCCTTCGAGCCACCCACGGTCAGCAGCGAAGGCAGGAGTGACCCGATTGAGCCTCAGGCAGAGCGCTTCGAACCGGAGCCTGTTTTCGCCCCGGCTCCCGCTCAGACTCCAATCACGCTTACCGCCATCAATCCTGATGAACTGATTCACCCTGGTGATCCATCGCCACTGATCCTCGATAGCCTGCCGCTGCCTGAACCCATCGCGCAGGCGCTGGCCGCCATCGACCCGGATCAATCCGAGCACGACATCCTGTTCGCCCTGCCGGATTCCCCGGAGCCGTCCTACAGCTCGGTGGCCAAGCACATCGAAGACACTCTGATCGGTCTCCTCGACGACCTGACCCTGCCGGAGCGCCACCGCCCCCAAGCCGAAGCCATGCGCGAACGGCTCAAACACGGTTTGAACTGGTACGAACTGATCCCGATCCTCGACGATCTTGCAACATTGATGCTGGCGATTACCGACAGCGGCCAGCACGAATTCGAAGCTTATCTGCAGCAACTCAACGAACGCCTCGAAGCGTTCCAGAGCAATCTGCAAGCTGCCAGTGAAGGCCATGCCGACAACAGTTCGGCGGCGCGGGCCATGGACACGCAGATCCGCGAGCAAGTCGACGGCTTGCAGACCAGCGTCCAGGAAGCCGCCGATCTGGATGACCTCAAGCAAGTGCTGGAGAACCATCTCGAAGGCTTGATCGGCACCATGGATCAGCACCAGAAGCAGCGCGACGCCCGCGAGCAGGAAGTGGCTGCGCGACTCAAAGGTCTGTCCGAGCGCGTGGCGCATATGGAGCAGGAAGCCCAGGGATTCCGCGAGCACCTCGAAGAACAGCGCCAGAAAGCCTTGATCGATCCACTCACCGGCCTGCCCAACCGCGCCGCGTGGAGCGAGCGCCTCGAGCATGAAATCAAGCAGTGGCAGCAGCACGGCAACACGCTGAGCCTGGCCATGCTCGACCTCGATCACTTCAAACGCATCAACGACAACTACGGCCATCTGGCCGGCGACAAGGTGCTGAAAATCATTGCCACGGTGCTGCGCAAACGCCTGCGCGGATCTGACTTCATAGCCCGTTTCGGTGGTGAGGAGTTCGTCTTGCTATTGCCGGCCACCCCGCCTGCGGTTGGCACCAAGCTCTTGGAAACGCTGCGCGCTGCGATCGAAGCCTGCCCTTTTCACTTCAAAGGCGAGCGGGTGACGATCACCATTTCCATGGGGCTGGCAACATTTCGTGCGGGAGAACACAGCGATCTGGTGTTGAAAAGAGCCGATCAGGCGCTTTACCGCGCTAAAAATGCGGGACGCAACCGGGTCGAGCTGGGCTGA
- a CDS encoding endonuclease/exonuclease/phosphatase family protein, whose product MRRWKSERIVGLHDPQVNEHHLESTGLPADQRLRLLSFNIQVGISTERYRHYLTRSWQHLLPHNGRSGNLQKIGDLLGDFDLVALQEADGGSLRSGYVNQVEHLAQLGAFPYWYQQLNRNLGRLAQHSNGVLSRLKPSAIEDHPLPGPKGRGAILLRFGEGPEALVVVMMHLALGARTRSLQLAYIRELIGGYKHQVLMGDMNTHASDLLQHSPLRDLGLLAPQVEATFPSWRPQRCLDHILLSPTLTLEKVEVLAQPISDHLPVAVEIRLPGSLTADALPALSPAPRGTPE is encoded by the coding sequence ATGCGCCGCTGGAAGTCTGAACGCATCGTTGGCCTGCATGATCCGCAGGTCAACGAGCATCACCTGGAGTCCACGGGCCTGCCCGCAGACCAGCGTCTGCGCTTGCTCAGTTTCAATATCCAGGTCGGCATCAGCACCGAGCGCTATCGGCATTACCTGACCCGTAGCTGGCAGCACCTGCTGCCGCACAACGGCCGCTCAGGCAATCTGCAAAAGATCGGCGACCTGCTGGGCGACTTCGATCTGGTCGCCCTGCAGGAAGCCGATGGCGGCAGCTTGCGTTCGGGCTACGTCAATCAGGTGGAACATCTGGCGCAGCTCGGCGCCTTTCCCTACTGGTATCAACAACTCAATCGCAACCTCGGCCGACTCGCTCAGCACAGCAATGGCGTGCTCAGTCGTCTGAAACCATCGGCGATTGAAGATCACCCGCTGCCCGGACCGAAAGGTCGTGGGGCGATTCTGCTGCGTTTCGGCGAAGGCCCGGAAGCGCTGGTGGTGGTGATGATGCACCTGGCCCTTGGCGCGCGAACCCGCAGCCTGCAACTGGCCTATATTCGTGAGCTGATCGGTGGCTATAAGCACCAAGTGTTGATGGGTGACATGAACACCCATGCAAGCGATCTGCTACAACATTCTCCGTTACGCGATCTCGGCCTGCTGGCACCGCAGGTGGAAGCGACTTTCCCCAGCTGGCGTCCTCAGCGTTGCCTTGATCATATTTTGCTCAGCCCGACCCTGACCCTGGAAAAGGTCGAAGTGCTGGCACAACCGATTTCCGATCACCTGCCGGTCGCGGTAGAGATTCGTCTGCCGGGTTCGCTCACGGCCGATGCATTGCCCGCGTTGAGTCCTGCCCCTCGCGGAACCCCTGAATGA
- a CDS encoding thiol:disulfide interchange protein DsbA/DsbL, whose product MRNLIISAALVAASLFGVTAQAAEAPAAPYVELANPVPVAEPGKIEVVELFWYGCPHCYAFEPVINPWVEKLPSDVNFVRIPAMFGGPWDAHGQMFLTLEAMGVEHKVHAAVFEAIQKQHKKLTDKNDMADFLATQGVDKDKFLATFDSFAIKGQIVKARELAKKYEITGVPTMIVNGKYRFDIGSAGGAEQALKLADQLVAKERAATKAAAN is encoded by the coding sequence ATGCGTAATCTGATTATCAGCGCCGCTCTCGTCGCTGCCAGCCTGTTCGGCGTCACCGCCCAAGCCGCCGAAGCCCCAGCCGCCCCTTACGTGGAACTGGCCAACCCGGTACCGGTTGCAGAGCCTGGCAAGATCGAAGTGGTCGAGCTGTTCTGGTACGGCTGCCCGCACTGCTACGCCTTTGAACCGGTGATCAACCCGTGGGTTGAAAAACTGCCATCCGACGTCAACTTCGTGCGTATTCCGGCGATGTTCGGCGGCCCATGGGACGCTCACGGCCAGATGTTCCTGACCCTCGAAGCCATGGGTGTCGAGCACAAGGTTCACGCGGCGGTTTTCGAAGCAATCCAGAAACAACACAAAAAGCTGACCGACAAGAACGACATGGCTGACTTCCTCGCCACCCAGGGCGTGGACAAGGACAAGTTCCTCGCCACCTTCGACTCTTTCGCCATCAAAGGTCAGATCGTAAAAGCTCGCGAATTGGCCAAAAAGTATGAGATCACTGGCGTACCCACCATGATCGTCAACGGCAAGTACCGTTTCGACATCGGCTCTGCCGGTGGTGCCGAGCAAGCGTTGAAACTGGCTGACCAACTGGTCGCCAAAGAGCGAGCGGCAACCAAGGCTGCAGCCAACTAA
- a CDS encoding c-type cytochrome has product MNKLIVSLLLTVGISGFAHAAGDAAAGQAKAAVCGACHGPDGNSMAPNFPKLAGQGERYLTKQLHDIKSGKRTVLEMTGLLTNLSDQDLADIAAYFASQKGSVGAADPKIVARGEALFRGGNLAKGLPACTGCHSPNGAGNAAAGFPHLGGQHAQYIAKQLTDFRKEEGGRTNDGDTMTMQTIAKRLSDEDIAAVSSYIQGLH; this is encoded by the coding sequence ATGAACAAATTGATCGTGAGTCTGCTGTTGACCGTGGGAATCTCAGGCTTCGCCCATGCTGCCGGTGATGCCGCAGCTGGCCAGGCAAAAGCCGCCGTTTGCGGAGCCTGCCATGGCCCGGACGGGAACAGCATGGCGCCAAACTTTCCGAAACTGGCCGGTCAAGGTGAACGCTACCTGACCAAGCAGCTGCACGACATCAAGTCGGGCAAGCGCACCGTTCTGGAAATGACCGGCCTGCTGACCAATCTGAGCGATCAGGACCTGGCCGACATCGCCGCGTACTTCGCCAGCCAGAAAGGCAGCGTCGGCGCCGCCGATCCGAAGATCGTCGCGCGCGGTGAAGCGCTGTTCCGTGGCGGCAACCTCGCCAAGGGCCTGCCCGCCTGCACCGGTTGCCACTCGCCGAACGGCGCCGGCAACGCCGCTGCCGGCTTCCCGCACCTGGGTGGCCAACACGCTCAATACATCGCCAAGCAGCTGACCGATTTCCGCAAGGAAGAAGGCGGCCGCACCAACGACGGCGATACGATGACCATGCAGACCATCGCCAAGCGCTTGAGCGACGAAGACATTGCAGCGGTCTCCAGCTACATTCAAGGCCTGCACTAA
- a CDS encoding c-type cytochrome, with the protein MTKWLLAAGVLMPLYSAQATQDPEAVYNRVCGACHSGQLPMAPERGDQEAWTPRLAKGMGTLVQHVTQGFKAMPPRGLCMDCSAEDYQAIILWMSE; encoded by the coding sequence ATGACGAAATGGCTGCTGGCTGCCGGAGTCTTGATGCCGCTTTACAGCGCACAGGCTACACAGGATCCGGAAGCTGTGTACAACCGTGTTTGTGGTGCCTGTCATTCCGGCCAACTACCCATGGCGCCCGAAAGAGGCGATCAGGAAGCTTGGACGCCGAGGTTGGCGAAAGGTATGGGGACGCTGGTGCAACACGTGACCCAGGGTTTCAAGGCGATGCCGCCGCGTGGTTTGTGCATGGACTGCAGTGCCGAGGATTACCAAGCCATCATCCTTTGGATGAGCGAGTAA